tataatttaaattgaaaatattttttatgataactgtaatttaaaatattattttataatataccACATACTTATGTTTACAAATAAGACAAACATTTATATTTGGTTTTTCACACTTTCTTTTGGATTCTATCACTTCTATTAAATATTGATTGGAAATTAGTAAATTGCTATTTCagtttattttttagttttgctCCATACAAAAACACGGTTGCTCCATACatgtttatattaatattttagctttttctttctatttccGTGTCATACAAATACTTCTGAATACTTCACTAATATATgcgaatttatatttttatatttcattCCAATACAAAACGTCTAGAAAATAAAACTGAGATTAGTAAATCATGCAATTCGCAACCAACAAAAGAAATATGCCCAAACCTACAATGATTAGAGTTTTAAAGGATTATGCATAACTTTGACATAGTTTACAAAATCACATTGATATCCTTTTTATGCAAAAGAAACACAACTTCAGAATTCCATCAAATTAAAATGCAATATGAGAACACAAAAATAGATTATCACAATTAAAATTCAAATGCAATATTTGGAAACTAATCCTTAAAATGATTAAGGGTATCTTGTACATAAAGCTTCTTGTCTGCGTTCTAATCCAACCTCATAGTAACAATCAATCAgaatacaaagtatcaatttaggtatATAATATAACCACTGTAAAACAAATCTATAACCTGGAAAAGAAGTAGAGGAAAATTAATTACAAAGGAACTaaacaaaatatcaaaatatctAAAAAATCATCCTGAGTAGTTTTGGTCAATTTTCAACTGtcaaataaattttatgaaaatgagaATTTAACAATGAAGCTTAAAAATCGCTTTTCATCAATAgattaaaatcaaatttgttAGATAATCAAATTTAATAGAGTGACATTGATATTACTATCCAATAAATTTGCTAATCTAATTTAACACCAGTACCTCCATAATCAAATTTCAATagctaaaaatatataaaagaaactAAGTGATATTCCTAACAATAGTATATGAATTAGTGTAGTGAGCAAATCAATAGTAATGAGTGCAGGGACAATTGACTCCCTTTTAGATCTCATATTTGGTTTCATTCTCTAATCAAAATTGGTTAGTGTTCctatatattacaaaaaaaaaaaaaaaaaaaaagagccaTTGCTTTTAGAGTGAAAGAAACACATGCTtgaaaataaataccaataagtGATGAAGAGCCCATAAAAGGCAATTGAAAGCAACATGTCCAATTGTCTCTCCGGTTGAGCATCTATCCCCACTCTTCTTCATTGCTCTGTAATCCTGAAATTCCCATCATAACAATAAAAACTATGTAAGCACCTTAGAAATAAACACTATGATGAACATCAATGCTAAAAAACTATATAATAGTAAATATGCACACCCATGTTTCCTCAAACATAAAGGCTTAGAATCATCGCCTGAAATAGAGCTTTTACACTAAATAAATAATCAACAAagagctaaaaataaaaatggaacAATGAAAAATTAATGGCATCCCTTACCTCAACTGAAGAAAAATCTAGTCTGGGAGAGCCCAACGAATccaagaaaaaggaaaaaagaactGTATCCAGCGAatggaagaaaaaggaagaaagaactgtaacaaaataaaaaactgGTGAATTTCAATTCGAAACCATTAGAGAGATTCTAAGTGGAAAATCAGGGATTATCAAAGAAAATGGCTACATAAAAGTTTATCACAAAAAAtttgtcaataaaaataaataatttagtttgaaaaaagaaaatttcaaaaaatatcAACATTTGACCATATTCTACCTAAACAACTTAATGGCCTAAGTTCCAATCAAATGAAAATCTGAATATCCAATTTGATAGTAGTAGCAAATCAAGCAACTTCATCCTTTATTTTCATTAGGAGGGATTAAGAAGATGGGAAGTTAAGGCCTCATGAGCAAAGTAATGCTTACTTGAAGCTAGTGGCCATAAATAGCCTTATAATTATCTGTAGAAACCCATTTTTGGGCAGGATCTGTTCAAATTCCAGTTAGTAAACGAAATCAAAACCAATCAAATGATTATGAGTAGAAAATGGATTTTATCTCTATTTCCCTATTCGCATAATTGTAAATCAAAACCTTGACTTGCTTGGGGCAAACCAGAATCTTGAAAGAAACCAACAACTCTATCTTGAATTCCCGTGATTTAGGAGAAAGATAAAGAGAACGaaagtaaaaatatataaatgaaaaaaaggcAGTTAGAATCACAGAATAGaatttcaaaagaaaaagcaaTGAACAAAATTTCTCATTGATCATCCAAAGTAATTAGAACAATTATGTTAAAGAGGCTCTATTCTCACAATCAAAATTAGAACAATTACTTTAAAGagcctatatatatacattatatATGCTTGCGTAAAATGTGTTTGAAATACTGACGGAGTAATGGTGAAAAAAGTGCAGCGAGGGGCTTGGAGAGGTAGAGAAGCACGAGACAGACATAAGTTCGTGATCAACATATACCAAAGTTCCTGTAAATTAGATATAAAATAGACATTAGAAACAAAGAGTAGTTCAAAAgcaaaataatttgaatttcaAGTCCAAAAACTTCAGAGAGACAATGCTATAAAATTCAATTATGGAAAAAAAAACCAGGATCAACTTATGCAATCAAAGCACCTATAGCAAGGTTGAAATGGAAAGGTAACTATATTTATACAAATGGAATTTCAATTATCAGAACTCCAAGAGAAAAGAAAGGAATTAGAAATGCATTATCTGATCCTAATAGCAGGGAATGTAATGAACATGCAAAGAAATCGCTTAATAGCAGTAGAATGACCGGAGAGGTTAATAGCACCTGTTATAGGACatcaaattagaaaaaaaaaggaactcgctcaagaagaagatgaaatcCATGTACACACTGGGAAGAAGAGACCGTAGTagagaaaaataattaaaggAACTGAAACCGAAGAAATTGCAGGCCATCAATATTATCACCAGGCCATCCACCATGCTCCCTGATAAAAATAACACCAACCATTATCACCCTAACTCACAAAAATTGATctaaagaaaaaccaaactTCACCATTAACATAAGCAATTAAGTCTAATTTCTACAAATGATTGCTACAGTGTGAGTTAAGGGTTTGATACGAAACAGTTGAAAGAAATAGGCAAGAGAGAgtagaaattattatttattattatttttgtttcaaACATAGATAGGATTGGATTTGATCAATTACATCTTGAAAGACATATCACAAGGTACTACTGTTATTGATTAAGGAGATAATGGATATcttacaaattaaaaaaaaaaatgcagataagaattaaaatttatcaaaatcaTATTACAAACTATAATTAGTTAAAACTTATGAGATcccattataaaataaaaacccTCGAAATGAAAGACAATAAAATCTACAATGCTCGAGGAAATAAAAAATGATGCCGAGAGAGGTTGAGAGAAAGAAAATAGTGAAGGTTCTAACCATAAACTAATAAAGAATTCTCAAATTAAACTTGAAGGAATCGAAAACTCACAATTTTATAAGCTAAAATTTGAAGGAATAACAAAACCCCCAATTTATAAGTATAAACCTTAGATCTCAATGAGAGAAATTTGTAATAGATTTGAtatgatgataaaaaaaaagtttttacaTCTTTGAAAAAGATAGAATTTATACACTTCTAACTCtagagggtaaaattgcataaaTCACAATTAAAAGTAacaagataaaataataaaggagaGTAAAATAGTTAAAAGCATAAAATAAAGTAATGGGTTACTAGAAAAGATTtaacctatgccttgggaggtcatgggttcgaatcacatccgagtctggtggggatttttctttcttctttaatataagcgcattgcgcaaaatttaaaaaataaaataaaataaagtaatgaGAGACTAAAAAAGATTTAACCAAAAGAAAATGAATGGAAAGAAAAGTGTTCAGCTCGAAAACCACTAACTCACGCCTTAATTGAAGTTGGTAATTGTTTCTAATTTTCAACTCGAATCATAAGACTATGGAAAATTCCACATAGGTATGATGATGGTTTTAAAAGTATTAGTATTACTTTTAgatgaaaatgtattttttttaaccctCATATGTATTCATAAGTTTGAACAGTACTTATGCTAAAATTTTCTTTTCGCATGAAAAATTGAATTCAACTATTGAAGGTCAATTGTCTCAAAAAGTTTGATGTATCataagaaaaaatatatgaGAATTCAAGTGTTTgagaatggaaaaaaaaattataggatTTCAAAACATTACAAATCAAGGTTTATGTACCGAATCTATGTATAAGAAATAGAttgaaatattttaatttgaaacaatATTTATGCAAAACACAACATAATGTATGTCTATTATTTATTAGATATTTTCAAATATTatcaatataaaatattttgaaatataaattgacACATATATTCCTATATTATTTCCaaattatattgaaattaattaaatttcgtGAAATAATCAAGTAATCATTGAAaatttatcttaattattgtaaatcattttaaatattattaattgattatttcattaattttacTTATTCTTTTTCAATATAATTTGGAAATAGTATTTGGATATATGTTTCAAtttatgtattattttttaaaaagatatttatattgaaaatattttaatatttgatgcacaAAAATTTTAATTGCACTGCACGGACCTTTCGCTAGTAAATCAATAAAAACCAGAGTAGTGTCCAACTATGAACTGGGTGGCCCggttttttattaagaaaacaTTTTTAGCCAGTgttaaaaaacatatattttttaaaaaatagaaaagccaTAATCTGGTAAAGgactaataaaatattttcttgaTTTTATTAAATAGTAAATGAAGATGATGCAATATTTTATCAAAGCAATCAATATATTGAAGAAAATTCTTGGTTGAGTATTGAAATTGCAATACTTGATAAATTAGTCAAATATATCAGTTTAAGTAACtagaatttataaaatttggaGACCAATTCTTTAAATATTGTTCCAATTTCAGGATTGAGTTTTAGACCAATTGGCCTTCTGAAATTTAAAGCTTCCCAATTGACATGATTAAATCATAATGCAACAAACATTTCCACAGTACATCTAATTTGTATATCCCAAAACACAAAGTACATTGTTATTGAAGAACATCTATAACAGCGAAATGCACTTCTTGgcgtatggattcaacataaaCAGGATGAAAATGCATAATGGGCTGTTAGAACATCTGCCGGAAAAGTTCCAACCCGGGGATAACCAAGATTTTCAAACTAATCAATCTTTCCTGAGTTCCATAAACTCCTGACGAATACCATCGGCATTTAACACCACAATTTCAAGTTTGTCTCCCTGCAAAATATAATTGACACTTTCAGAAGAATTGATGaaaacaaagataaaaaaaaaatgcgcATAAAAGCCGAATGTCATTCCCCCCAAATATTAGAAACGACCAATTTAATTCCTTAAATTTGAGTGACCTGAACTTGTTTGAAGTGACCCCCTCAACTTCAACTTTCTCCAATCACTTTGCTGTTCCATGTAGGACTCAAATGGAGTTAATCATGCCACTTCAAACAACTTAAAGAAGCTAATCGGTCGTCTTCAAAGTTGAAGGATCATTAAACAAGTAATTAGCAAAAAAACCAGTTCATCTCTCCCTCCCTGTGTGAGACAAATGTGCATCGTCTGTGTGTGTTTGTAAGCGCACTAGAATTAGTCGGGTAAAATACATACATGAACCATAACGCTACTAACATTATGGTcctaaacttcatttctttgACATAAAAATCCCATTGAAGTCCAAATCAACAAATTCGTTAGAACATTAACAAAATTATGAGTTGGACATGTTTGACCATATCATTGACTCTTTTCTTGTGATAAATTATGGTCAAATAACTATTTCACCCCatcattttgttaatttttttaacgGATTTCTGttgatttggactttaatgttaTTAAAGTAACTTGAAATAGATGTTTGACCATAATTTAGGAGCCATAATGTTAGTCGTCTTATAGTTCAAAGATTTTTATGTCAAGAAACGAAGCTTAGGAGCCATAATGTTAGTGGCATTATAGTTTAGGggccatgaatgtaatttacccaaaatcaGTCTCACatatctttccttcctagaacAGATAAAGGAAGAAGCAATAATGAAACGGAACAACAGTAAGAAGCCTTTCTTCCTCCTTGAATCTCAAAGACTGCAGAGAAAACAAAAACTTACAGTGTATATATCCCTCTCGGTTGCAGATGCAAAGACCGTTTTCACCAAATCAATGGCTTCCGATTCAGAAAGTGGAGTAACAGCATCCTGCATAGGTCATAGAATTCCCaagtaaaaaaataagaaatgatATAATATTTCAAGATTGAAAGATTAAAATATGAATCTAGAAACACTATcaacctatgttgcacggaaacggataccaggaaacgttatttctaagaaaaattagctaggAAACAGTAATGGAAACGGACACGAAACGCGGAAACactaatgaagaagagtttccgtgcaacatagctatCAACAAAAACAAGAAGCCTAGAGTATATACCTGAGCAGGTAACAAGAGAGGGCTGGGAGACTTCAGTTGGTTATCAAGAAAAGGCATGATAAGAGTAGAACCAGAGCCCTGGGCACTATATCCAACCCTTTCATAGGAACCAACAGCATCGTAAGTGTAAACACAGCCCATTCCTACAATCCGGAAACACGACAGCTGTATGATTAGTCAACTTATATCATCAACAAAAAGCAGAGAAAATATCACTATTAGGTCATATTGGTTTACCTTCACTATCAAGCCCACCCAGCACGTTAAAAGCATAATAAGGGAAAAAACGTTTATAGTAAAGAGTGTTGGAGAGCAATTGAGCCATGGCAGGACAGCTCATTTGCTTGTTGTGTTGATGTTGATAGATCTGAATTTATAAGCAAAACGAACAAAAGAATCAGCGAAAGAAAAAGCATCGAACTATCCAACACACGGAATTGAACAACTAAAATGAACACAGTTACAAACAAGGAAATAGCCAGGAAAAAAGAcaagaaaaatgataaaatataaaaacagtCGTAAATTGCCTGTCAAACTCTAGTGTATGCAAATTAGGCTAATCTATCACCACATCAAGATTCATTGTCTGTAAAACAAGACTGCTATAATTCCCAGTTAGCTTGCCACACAGACTGAAGGATTAAAGAGCATGTTTCTCTCAAGAGAATCTCACAACTAGAAAACTTGTACAGAAACTATTAATCTCTATTGTGCACATAAATCTTCCCAAACCTCAAGTTTTATACACAGGTAGATTTGATTTAGAAAATAATGCATTTGAACAGAGCAAAAGATAATGAATCGAAGAGTCATATCAATTTAATCAAAAGTACAACCtattatggatgatatgatgcaCGGAAACCGGAAACGGATACcaggaaacgttatttctaagaaaaattagctaggAAGTGATGATGGAAACGAAAAAGAAACAGACAAAAAAACACGGAAACGGACACGAAACCCGGAactaatgaagaagagtttccatGCAACATATTGCACACACCAATAAGAAGCAGCAAATCTATGTTTTTTTTGTGAAGTCTTACCAAGTGCCTAGCTGTCAAATGCTTTTGCAGGGCTTTCACATCAGCTTGAAATCCAGATGATGCCATTACAGATTTATCAGCTCTGAGCACCAGAAGAGTTGATACAGTTAGTGTCTTAAGCAAAGAAAGACTAAATACTGAGTTAAGTAGCTAATGCCTATTCTTTGCATCATTATAACATTACTGCAACAATAACTAATTAACTATAATAACTTCCTGGCGAGAGCATTATTTTGTTTGAGCGCAAGTAAAGATTCAAAATTCATAACTAACAAGCAAATGAGAAATTATGGAACATCATCGGACagcataataaaaataatagtatTAGAGCATAAAGCAGAGGCAAAATCTTGTAACAACAATGGTTAACCTCCTTTGACAGAAACGTGTAATTTATCAGAATAATGGGTCTGATCGAGCAAAATATTATGTCAATCAATTATGCAACCAATTataactttaaattatttccgAATCAATTGGAACTCATTTGAAAAGTAAAGCAACATGCGCCGTTCTTATTTATTTCCAAATAAACCAACAAATATCTGCCAAGCTTCAgcaagataataataaaaaaaagcaagTTGTGCTCCAAATTTTGAGCCAAAATCATAAACCATGTCCATTGGAAACCAACAGAATCGGCAATCACCCTTTTCAAAAGGTAAAATACTCTCCAAAACCCTCAAAAACTATAACTCCCCTAATTATCACAAGGTGCCATGAAAAGACTAACgaaaatatcaaaacaaaaacaattaatcaaacaatCTAAGCACAAATGACAAAAATAAAGAATCAAGGCTGAAAAACACATACAGTTTACTGATTTTGGAGTATTCACGAGTGAGAATACTGTATCCGGTGGACATTCGAGTGTCCGCTGCGATAACACAGTAATTGGCGCCAGCAATCGCAACACAAGATCTGAGAATAATCGAAATAACATTAATAAAATGAGCATACATAAAAAACAATgaatataaacataaaaaagaaTCCTCACCCTCCATTGTTGTCGTATGGAGACCAGTTAGCATGTTGCTTAGTCATGGTGTATGTTGCAGAAAAGAGACTGAATCACCGATTGAAGTTAGTCCACATCGAAATAAaccataaataaaattatttgcaAGCTATTCACTGTAACAAGTTTAATAATAAACCATAAACaaaaaacttgatgaaatgCTCAACCAAAATTATTTCCATGGAGTTAGGTAGAAGCCTCTCATATGGGACTGATATAACATAATAAGAAAGAGGGAAATAAGATCTTGACTGATATAATACCATAAGCAAAATCTCAGTTTGAACTTTGGCGGAAACAACAGTATGCAGAGGTGGCAATTTCCGTGTTCGTGTCAAATTTCGGGTCAGTGTAGAAAACCCAAACACGAACACGAAGACATTTTCGTGTCAAAATCTCAAAGCCAAACACGACCTTCCCTTGATGCGAACAACACGATAcaagttttacataaaaaataGATAAACATGTTAATTTGGCATGACATGACCCAACCCGACCTATATGAAGAATCCAAAGGGtaataaaaaaactcaaataacaaaatcaatacCAAAAACTCAAATAACAATTTGCCAtaaaaacagaaacagaaaccTCAATTTGAAATAGAAACATAAAACAAAATCTCAATTAgaattaaaaatagaaatataTGTCACATTTGCTTGTTTAACAGTTTAAGTCATGGCATAAAAATCTTTAAACTTTACATCAGTATACTAATGTTAAAATCCAAAACAAAGATAATCTGTTaaaagttaaagaaaataataaccaaaaaaaaaaattagtatggagacattataattaaattcatAATAACCTAATGTTTTCTAATTCACTTGCAAGGACGAACCTGCATTTCACTTCACTTTATAAATTAGAGGATGTCCATGTCCTCCAATGAAGACATTCACATTTTAAATGAACAGGGGCGAAACTAGTTCAATGCTTCAGGCTATACCAAGTCCATTGTTAAGCAACCATATGAATGGTACGGTCATTATGAAAAATACCACCTATAAACATATACCAACATCCAAAATTCCCACTCCCTTAACTCAAACATTTGAAGATAACATGATAAACAGGATCAAACCGAATTAAATTACAGGAAAACATGCAGCAAAGTTTTTCATTTAACCAGACATTTCTTTTAACAGAAGAAAAGTACAGAAAGTTCAATTCGTTCCAAAACAGTTTTGAAATGTAAATCTAAATGAAATCCAAACAGACATTTCAAGACCATACGAGAAACAAAGTTCAATACGAACATAATTTGAACAGAAACAGAAAGTTCAATACTAACTGAAACAGAAACTTACCTTAATATCTTTTCTTGTCGACGGTGGATTTACAGAGGCAGACGGTGGATCTCTCACCCTCAAGTAGCGAAGGTTGTCGTCCGATGGTGGATTTGTACAAATCGACGGTGGATTTCAAGTGAAACCTAAATAAGATGATGGGTGAAAATTGGGAGAAAAGAGATGGGTGTTGTCGTAGGCTGCACACTaaat
The DNA window shown above is from Euphorbia lathyris chromosome 1, ddEupLath1.1, whole genome shotgun sequence and carries:
- the LOC136222196 gene encoding proteasome subunit beta type-1, giving the protein MTKQHANWSPYDNNGGSCVAIAGANYCVIAADTRMSTGYSILTREYSKISKLADKSVMASSGFQADVKALQKHLTARHLIYQHQHNKQMSCPAMAQLLSNTLYYKRFFPYYAFNVLGGLDSEGMGCVYTYDAVGSYERVGYSAQGSGSTLIMPFLDNQLKSPSPLLLPAQDAVTPLSESEAIDLVKTVFASATERDIYTGDKLEIVVLNADGIRQEFMELRKD